In a single window of the Anaerotruncus rubiinfantis genome:
- a CDS encoding YlmC/YmxH family sporulation protein gives MFCRLGDLRSKYVINVRNGCKLGYVDDVEIDTVSAGVNSIVIRGKLRFFGILGREEDIIIPWEDIEVIGEDTILVNHVLPPSREEHKKSGGGFFHILTED, from the coding sequence ATGTTTTGCAGGCTGGGTGATTTGCGCAGCAAGTATGTGATCAATGTCCGAAATGGCTGTAAACTCGGATATGTGGACGATGTGGAGATCGATACGGTGAGTGCCGGGGTCAATTCGATCGTGATCAGGGGAAAGCTCCGGTTTTTCGGAATTCTTGGGCGGGAAGAAGATATTATTATCCCGTGGGAGGATATCGAAGTGATCGGGGAGGATACCATCCTGGTGAACCATGTGCTTCCGCCAAGCCGTGAGGAGCATAAAAAGTCCGGAGGCGGGTTCTTTCATATTCTGACCGAGGATTAG
- a CDS encoding sodium-dependent transporter: MPYDNRAINIEEVLHLQREKFSSRLGFLLISAGCAIGLGNVWRFPYITGQYGGAAFVLIYLFFLVVLGLPIMVMEFSVGRASQKSAALSFHVLEPKGTKWHWYSYGAMAGNYLLMMFYTTVCGWMIIYFFKMAAGEFSGKNPEEVGAVFNAMLAQPVLMTICMITVVLIGFGVCSMGLKNGVERITKVMMSCLLVVILCLVVRSVTLPGASEGLRFYLMPDFSKISEQGTGTVIYAAMGQAFFTLSLGIGAMAIFGSYIGRDRSLTGESINITLLDTFVALMSGLVIFPACSAFQVDPGQGPGLVFITLPNIFNAMPGGRLWGSLFFIFLTFAAFSTIIAVFENIVSFAMDLWHWPRKKAVLFNIAAIILLSMPCVLGFNLWSDFAPFGAGSTIQDLEDFIISNNLLPIGSLIYLLFCTSRYGWGWKNFLAEADQGDGIKFPAWTRCYVSYILPLIVLVIFLQGYNEKFQLLNKLSALFH, translated from the coding sequence ATGCCATATGATAATCGCGCTATAAATATTGAAGAGGTGTTGCATTTGCAAAGAGAGAAATTTTCTTCCCGCCTTGGCTTTCTGCTGATCTCGGCGGGCTGTGCCATCGGGCTTGGAAATGTCTGGCGCTTTCCATATATCACCGGACAGTACGGCGGTGCGGCATTTGTACTGATCTATCTGTTTTTCCTGGTGGTGCTCGGCCTGCCGATCATGGTGATGGAATTTTCAGTCGGCCGGGCCAGCCAGAAGAGCGCCGCGCTTTCCTTCCACGTGCTGGAACCTAAGGGTACCAAATGGCATTGGTACAGTTACGGAGCCATGGCCGGGAATTATCTGCTGATGATGTTCTACACCACCGTCTGTGGCTGGATGATCATCTATTTCTTCAAGATGGCCGCGGGGGAATTTTCCGGAAAAAACCCGGAGGAGGTCGGCGCGGTTTTCAATGCCATGCTTGCACAGCCGGTCCTTATGACCATATGCATGATCACGGTTGTACTGATCGGTTTCGGCGTTTGCTCGATGGGGCTCAAAAACGGCGTTGAACGGATCACAAAGGTCATGATGAGCTGTCTGCTGGTTGTCATCCTTTGCCTTGTTGTGCGTTCGGTCACATTGCCCGGCGCTTCCGAGGGCCTGCGTTTTTATCTGATGCCCGATTTCAGCAAAATTTCCGAACAGGGGACTGGGACGGTCATCTATGCCGCCATGGGGCAGGCGTTCTTCACGCTGAGCCTCGGCATCGGCGCGATGGCGATCTTCGGCAGTTACATCGGCCGCGACCGCTCGCTGACCGGGGAATCGATCAATATCACCCTGCTCGACACCTTTGTGGCACTGATGTCCGGCCTTGTAATTTTTCCCGCCTGTTCGGCCTTCCAGGTCGATCCGGGCCAGGGGCCCGGCCTTGTGTTCATCACCCTGCCGAATATTTTCAACGCAATGCCCGGCGGACGGCTTTGGGGAAGCCTTTTCTTCATTTTCCTGACCTTCGCGGCCTTTTCCACCATCATCGCGGTATTTGAAAATATCGTTTCTTTCGCTATGGATCTATGGCACTGGCCGCGCAAAAAAGCCGTTCTCTTCAATATCGCCGCAATTATTCTGCTATCGATGCCCTGCGTGCTCGGCTTCAACCTATGGAGCGATTTCGCGCCCTTCGGCGCAGGTTCGACAATCCAGGACCTCGAAGATTTCATCATCAGCAATAATCTGCTCCCAATCGGATCGCTCATTTACCTGCTTTTCTGTACCTCCCGGTACGGCTGGGGATGGAAAAATTTCCTGGCGGAAGCGGACCAGGGCGATGGGATCAAGTTTCCTGCCTGGACGCGCTGTTATGTCAGTTATATCCTGCCGCTAATTGTCCTTGTGATTTTTCTGCAGGGGTATAACGAAAAATTCCAGCTGCTCAATAAGCTGTCCGCCCTGTTCCATTGA